AACTATCTACTAAAAAAAACCTATCTCGGAAAGTATATATATGCTATTGGACTCGACGAAAAAAGCGCCGAATACGCCGGCATAAATTCCAGACAAATAAAGATCATCGTGTATTGCATCTCCGGCTTTTTCTACGGCATCGGTAGTATTTTGCTTCTAACAAGGATAGGTTCCGCACAACCAACAGCCATGAACGGAATTGAACTGGATGTTCTGGTTGCAGCCGCCATCGGCGGCATCGGCTTTAAAGGGGGGAAGGGCCACCTGCTTAACATTATACTCGGAGTATTTGTCATGGAAATTTTTGGCGACACCCTTATCGTTTTTAACGTTGGGGAATATTACCGGAGTATTTTTAAGGGAATCGTACTTCTCATTGCACTCTTTGCAGATGGAGCCCTCCGGAACGACAGAAATATCACCTAATTTCCATCTTTTTCTGAATTTCATCAACATCAATCTATAATCTGTCACATTGCGGGGCAAATTTTGCGATGGTATCATCGTAACTGAAGAAAATCCGGAAAGGGGTTTATTGTGTCCGATCCTATTCTCGAAATGAAAAACATCACGAAAAGTTTCTCAGGTGTCAAGGTCTTGGACAATGTGGAATTGACCGTCATGCCTGCTGAGGTACATGCACTTATGGGGGAGAACGGGGCAGGAAAATCAACGCTCATGAATATTCTCAGGGGGATATATCAACCTGATGGTGGTGATATCTTTTTAGATGGGAAAAAGATTGTTAATCATAATCCGAAAGAAGCCACGGAACATAGAATCTCAATGATTCATCAGGAACTTCATCCCATTTTGGATATGAATGTTGCCGAAAACATCTTCCTCGGTAGAGAAATAAAGCGGGGTACCGATGGGATTTGCAGCATTGTTAATAAAAGAAAAATGAAGGAAGAGGCCCAAAACCTTTTTGATATGATAGGAATAGCGATCAACCCCTCGATCCTCATGCGTAATCTCAGCGTAGCCCAGTGCCAACTTGTGGAGATTGTCAAGGCAATTTCCATCTCTGCAAAAATAGTCATTATGGATGAACCGACTTCGGCTTTAACCGAAAAGGAAGTCGACCTTCTTTTCAAGCAGATAGACAAACTTAGATCGGGCGGAGTTTCGGTGATTTATATCTCTCACAAGATGGATGAGATATTTCGTGTCGCCGACTCCATAACGGTCCTCAGGGATGGCCAGTTTATTGGTAGTGATAAAGCAGAAAATTTAGATAAGAACAATCTTATTAAGATGATGGTAGGAAGAGAACTAACTGAAATCTTTCCGAAAGCAGAGGCACGTATCGGTGAGGTTGTTCTTGAAGCTCGTCATTATAGTTGGGAGAACAAGGTGAAAAATGTCAGCTTCTCACTGCGTCGTGGCGAAATATTAGGGATAGCAGGTCTAGTCGGTGCGGGTAGAAGCGAGTTGGTTGAAACGCTTTTTGGGGTTCATCCCAATTATGATGGCGAGTTGTATATCGAAGGGAAGCCTGTCGACATCAGAAAAACCGGCGACGCCATTGTTCATAAGATTGCTTTGATCACAGAAGATAGAAAACAGACAGGTTTGAATCTTTCGGCTTCCATCGAACAAAATATTACGCTTGTGTCGTTAGAACAGCTTTTCCCGCATGGCATTATCAACAAAAAAAAAGAAGCATTGGTTACGGAAAAAAGTATGCAACGGCTTGGAGTAAAGGCCGGTTCAAGAAGTGTAAAAACCGTTTCGTTAAGTGGAGGAAATCAACAAAAGGT
This window of the Sediminispirochaeta bajacaliforniensis DSM 16054 genome carries:
- a CDS encoding sugar ABC transporter ATP-binding protein, with protein sequence MSDPILEMKNITKSFSGVKVLDNVELTVMPAEVHALMGENGAGKSTLMNILRGIYQPDGGDIFLDGKKIVNHNPKEATEHRISMIHQELHPILDMNVAENIFLGREIKRGTDGICSIVNKRKMKEEAQNLFDMIGIAINPSILMRNLSVAQCQLVEIVKAISISAKIVIMDEPTSALTEKEVDLLFKQIDKLRSGGVSVIYISHKMDEIFRVADSITVLRDGQFIGSDKAENLDKNNLIKMMVGRELTEIFPKAEARIGEVVLEARHYSWENKVKNVSFSLRRGEILGIAGLVGAGRSELVETLFGVHPNYDGELYIEGKPVDIRKTGDAIVHKIALITEDRKQTGLNLSASIEQNITLVSLEQLFPHGIINKKKEALVTEKSMQRLGVKAGSRSVKTVSLSGGNQQKVVIAKWLLTEPEIIIMDEPTRGIDVGAKRDIYLLLGELVQAGKAVLMISSEIPEIMGVADRILVMAEGRITGELDRKDFSQEKIMYFASQFDKGNENEEN